A stretch of Lysinibacillus agricola DNA encodes these proteins:
- the eutS gene encoding ethanolamine utilization microcompartment protein EutS, with product MSEEKKRFIQEFVPGKQLTLSHLIANPDPDMFQKLGIQEAGALGIMTCTPSETVIIAGDLATKAANVRLGFLDRFTGSLVIVGSVSEVEMAMLEINRFLSEMLGYTPSKITKS from the coding sequence GTGAGTGAAGAAAAGAAACGGTTTATTCAGGAGTTTGTGCCAGGTAAGCAACTAACATTGAGCCATTTGATAGCTAATCCTGACCCTGATATGTTTCAAAAGCTTGGCATACAAGAAGCCGGTGCACTTGGCATCATGACATGTACACCGAGTGAAACAGTTATTATTGCAGGGGATTTAGCAACAAAGGCAGCCAATGTAAGACTAGGATTTTTAGATCGTTTTACTGGCAGTCTCGTTATTGTTGGCAGTGTGTCTGAGGTTGAAATGGCGATGTTAGAAATTAATCGCTTTTTATCAGAGATGCTAGGCTATACGCCATCAAAAATAACTAAGTCATAG
- a CDS encoding ethanolamine ammonia-lyase reactivating factor EutA, translated as MKTEKIYSAGIDIGTSTTKMVVSSFLLKNVAGVTHVPRIEIIEKTVIHQSPIIKTPFINKEIIDMEKIEQFIFQQYQLAQISPADISTGAIIITGESATKDNASEVVHTIADTAGHFLVATAGPDLESIIAAKGAGTLQQSKNTAKVIANIDIGGGTANIAVMQFGEVIGTCTLHVGGRLIEFQNGIVQSVSPPIMKLMEKWSNPLKVGDSAEDERVTQLIQEMVDIVAMTLSGQITDERHPLLLGHLPTWDKPVEAIVFSGGVAACIYENDCTKRQYDDIGEKLAKKLLQHEQLQTFLWIKPEETARATVTGAGTQTTEISGATIQVDAEVLPLKNVPVFNCYLETNNKEFDYTVKTAVERADALFSSQENRSPFALYFSQLPYLSFQDVHALCQAILQYLATRSSKEIPIIIVIQSDYAKIIGQTIQAINQTVPIICIDQIKVETGDYIDIGEVLPSGVVPVVVKTLAFHSK; from the coding sequence TTGAAGACAGAAAAAATTTATAGTGCAGGCATTGATATTGGTACAAGTACAACAAAGATGGTTGTTAGTAGTTTTCTACTGAAAAATGTTGCTGGTGTGACGCACGTGCCACGGATAGAAATCATTGAAAAAACGGTTATACATCAAAGTCCTATTATTAAAACGCCGTTTATCAATAAAGAAATTATCGATATGGAAAAAATTGAACAATTTATTTTTCAACAATATCAACTGGCCCAAATTTCACCAGCAGATATTTCAACAGGTGCCATTATCATTACAGGCGAATCTGCAACAAAGGATAATGCCAGTGAGGTTGTCCATACGATTGCAGATACAGCCGGGCACTTTTTAGTTGCTACTGCTGGGCCTGATTTAGAGAGCATCATTGCAGCAAAGGGTGCAGGTACATTACAGCAGTCTAAAAATACTGCCAAAGTCATCGCAAATATTGATATCGGTGGCGGTACAGCAAATATTGCAGTCATGCAGTTCGGTGAAGTAATTGGTACGTGTACATTGCATGTCGGTGGAAGACTTATAGAATTTCAGAACGGAATTGTCCAATCGGTTTCACCACCGATTATGAAGCTTATGGAGAAATGGTCAAATCCATTAAAGGTTGGTGATTCTGCAGAGGATGAACGTGTCACACAATTGATCCAAGAAATGGTGGATATAGTAGCGATGACGCTGAGTGGACAAATAACAGATGAACGGCATCCATTATTGCTAGGACATTTGCCAACTTGGGATAAACCAGTTGAAGCAATCGTCTTTTCCGGTGGAGTAGCTGCTTGTATATATGAAAATGATTGTACAAAACGTCAATATGATGATATCGGCGAAAAATTAGCAAAAAAACTTTTACAGCACGAGCAGTTGCAAACCTTTTTATGGATAAAGCCAGAGGAAACAGCGCGGGCAACAGTGACTGGTGCAGGCACGCAAACAACTGAAATTAGTGGTGCGACGATCCAGGTAGATGCAGAAGTATTGCCTTTAAAAAATGTACCTGTTTTCAATTGCTATTTGGAAACGAACAACAAAGAATTCGACTATACAGTGAAGACAGCTGTAGAACGGGCTGATGCTCTATTTTCTAGCCAAGAGAATCGCTCTCCATTTGCACTTTATTTTAGTCAGTTACCCTATTTAAGCTTCCAGGATGTTCATGCATTATGTCAGGCCATTTTGCAGTACTTAGCAACGAGAAGCTCCAAGGAAATACCAATTATCATAGTCATTCAATCGGATTATGCAAAGATTATTGGGCAAACGATACAAGCGATTAATCAAACAGTTCCCATCATTTGCATCGATCAAATCAAAGTAGAAACGGGTGATTATATCGACATTGGGGAAGTACTACCATCTGGTGTTGTCCCAGTCGTAGTAAAAACACTTGCTTTCCACTCAAAGTAA
- a CDS encoding THUMP domain-containing class I SAM-dependent RNA methyltransferase has translation MANYKLVATAAMGLESIVAQEVKALGYETTVDNGKVYFEGDETAIARTNLWLRVADRVKIVVGQFPAKSFEQLFESVKALPWEKYLPVDAAFPVSGKSVKSKLFSVPDCQAITKKAIVERMKQHYKRLGFLDESGATYKIEVSILKDVATLTIDTSGAGLHKRGYRQAQGEAPLKETLAAALIQISKWTPNRPFVDPFCGSGTITLEAAMLGQNIAPGYNREFISENWPWMKAKIWDAVRDEAESLANYDQPLEIIGTDIDHRMVSIAQENAIEAGFGDMITFKQMQARDFTTQLTDGVMIGNPPYGERIGDIEVVEQVIRDLGKIMKDYPTWSVYMLSSMKNFEELYGRQSTKKRKLFNGFIETNYYQFWGQKSKRD, from the coding sequence ATGGCAAACTATAAATTAGTAGCAACTGCTGCAATGGGTTTAGAGTCGATTGTGGCACAAGAGGTAAAGGCACTCGGCTATGAAACAACAGTTGATAATGGCAAAGTGTATTTTGAAGGTGACGAAACGGCAATTGCACGAACAAACTTATGGCTACGTGTGGCAGATCGTGTAAAAATTGTTGTAGGACAGTTTCCTGCCAAATCTTTTGAGCAGTTGTTTGAAAGTGTAAAAGCCCTACCTTGGGAAAAATACTTACCAGTTGATGCAGCTTTTCCAGTATCGGGGAAGTCTGTAAAATCCAAATTATTTAGTGTACCTGATTGTCAGGCAATTACTAAAAAAGCAATAGTAGAGCGCATGAAACAGCATTATAAGCGTTTAGGATTTTTAGACGAATCCGGTGCTACCTATAAAATTGAAGTTTCAATCTTAAAAGATGTGGCTACACTTACCATTGATACATCGGGCGCTGGCTTGCATAAGCGTGGTTATCGTCAAGCACAGGGCGAAGCACCGTTAAAAGAAACATTAGCTGCAGCGCTCATCCAAATTTCAAAGTGGACTCCGAATCGACCGTTTGTTGATCCATTTTGTGGTTCTGGCACAATTACATTAGAAGCAGCGATGCTTGGACAAAATATTGCACCGGGCTATAACCGTGAATTCATTTCAGAGAATTGGCCATGGATGAAGGCGAAAATTTGGGATGCAGTGCGAGATGAAGCAGAAAGCTTAGCGAATTATGATCAACCACTAGAAATTATCGGGACTGATATAGATCATCGCATGGTAAGTATTGCACAAGAAAATGCAATAGAAGCGGGCTTCGGTGATATGATCACGTTCAAGCAAATGCAAGCACGTGACTTTACAACGCAGCTAACAGATGGTGTGATGATTGGTAATCCACCATACGGAGAGCGTATTGGTGACATTGAAGTCGTGGAGCAGGTAATTCGTGATTTAGGAAAAATCATGAAAGACTATCCGACTTGGTCTGTGTACATGCTGTCCTCAATGAAAAACTTTGAAGAATTGTATGGTCGTCAATCGACGAAGAAACGTAAATTATTCAATGGCTTTATTGAAACGAATTATTACCAATTCTGGGGGCAAAAGTCTAAGAGAGATTAA
- a CDS encoding ANTAR domain-containing response regulator translates to MTRKVMIVEDESLIAIDLKFMLEDNGYEVVAQANNGESAIELALTHKPQLILMDIKMPKLDGLKASKIIEQQLGIPVLFISAYSEKELLLYMKQDNILGYVMKPFSEKNVLPALEVAFHQIDKFNRLNGKLLYKQTELEKRKIIERAKGLLMQSENLSEDEAYKKIRSESMQTQQEMALIARRIINTFQVNS, encoded by the coding sequence ATGACTAGGAAAGTTATGATTGTCGAAGATGAGTCACTTATTGCGATTGATTTGAAGTTTATGCTAGAAGATAATGGCTACGAAGTAGTAGCACAAGCGAATAATGGAGAATCAGCAATTGAGTTGGCTCTTACACATAAGCCACAGTTAATATTAATGGACATTAAAATGCCGAAGCTAGATGGTTTAAAGGCAAGCAAAATAATTGAACAGCAGCTCGGTATACCGGTGCTATTTATATCAGCTTATAGTGAAAAAGAATTGTTATTGTACATGAAGCAGGACAATATTTTAGGCTATGTTATGAAACCGTTTTCTGAGAAGAATGTCCTTCCAGCGTTGGAGGTGGCATTTCACCAGATTGATAAGTTCAACCGTCTTAATGGGAAATTGCTGTATAAACAAACAGAATTAGAAAAGCGAAAAATAATCGAACGAGCAAAAGGTTTGCTAATGCAGTCAGAAAATCTTAGTGAGGACGAAGCTTATAAAAAAATTCGCAGTGAGAGTATGCAGACTCAACAGGAAATGGCGCTTATAGCTAGGCGCATTATCAATACCTTTCAAGTAAATAGTTGA
- a CDS encoding putative bifunctional diguanylate cyclase/phosphodiesterase has protein sequence MNGVNNWNSLEKLNSISKYPTALITKIFENVSEGIMITDKYKKIEMVNPAFEFVTGYKRDEVIGKTPAVLQSGVHELQFYLDMWQEIRQEGIWQGEIWNRRKTGDVYPEWLSIVGVANDEGEITNYCGIFSDLSERKIVENELEKRLLTDSLTDVSNRFAYIERMDSLLESTSTISHSVQHAVYFLDLDRFKQINETLGHAVGDTILKEVAKRIKTLIKNKDIIARYGGDEFIITLTNVKNAREAANFAEQIIGIIEQPMDINGQDIFISTSIGVSMYPSDGESTEQLIHCADKAMTYSKKNGLNSFAFYFDELKTDSQRVLLLDSELRRAIENREFDLHFQPKISMENEQIQGVEALVRWNSERLGFVSPAEFIPYAEETGLIIPLSEVIIEKACEAVIEMRQCGYKTPVAINISSIHFKQQNFLDSIQTILERYNTPANNFEIEVTERTVMNSANETVSKLVRLKKMGFKISIDDFGTGYSSLSYLVRFPLDCLKIDRSFIQHIGSLDEKQAVVDAIIQMSHRLKMKVVAEGVEQAQQVDILRKMNCDIIQGYYYSKPLPLHELIQFMEYWKIEHQGRN, from the coding sequence GATTACGGATAAATATAAAAAAATAGAAATGGTTAATCCTGCATTTGAATTTGTAACTGGCTATAAGCGTGATGAAGTGATTGGGAAAACGCCAGCAGTTCTACAGTCAGGTGTCCATGAATTGCAGTTTTATTTAGATATGTGGCAAGAGATACGACAAGAAGGCATTTGGCAGGGAGAAATATGGAATCGTCGTAAAACCGGAGACGTATATCCAGAATGGTTATCAATTGTCGGTGTAGCCAATGATGAGGGAGAGATTACAAATTACTGTGGTATTTTCTCAGATTTGTCTGAAAGAAAAATAGTAGAAAATGAACTAGAAAAGCGTTTATTAACGGACTCATTAACGGATGTATCAAATCGATTTGCTTATATAGAAAGAATGGATAGCCTATTAGAATCAACTTCTACTATTTCTCATTCAGTACAGCATGCAGTCTATTTTTTAGATTTAGATAGATTTAAGCAAATTAATGAAACATTGGGTCATGCAGTCGGAGATACCATTCTAAAAGAAGTGGCAAAGCGCATAAAAACATTGATAAAAAATAAAGATATCATTGCAAGATATGGCGGCGATGAGTTTATTATTACGTTAACAAACGTGAAAAACGCCAGAGAAGCCGCAAACTTTGCTGAACAAATTATTGGGATTATTGAACAGCCAATGGATATTAATGGGCAGGATATTTTTATTTCTACGAGTATTGGTGTCAGTATGTATCCATCAGACGGTGAATCAACGGAGCAACTGATTCATTGTGCTGACAAGGCAATGACCTATTCAAAAAAGAATGGCCTTAACAGCTTTGCGTTTTATTTTGATGAATTGAAGACTGACTCTCAGCGTGTTTTATTATTAGATTCGGAACTACGGAGAGCAATTGAAAATCGGGAATTTGACCTGCATTTCCAACCTAAAATATCTATGGAAAATGAACAAATTCAAGGCGTAGAGGCACTTGTTCGTTGGAATAGTGAAAGGTTAGGGTTTGTGTCACCAGCAGAATTTATTCCTTATGCTGAGGAAACAGGGTTAATTATTCCTTTAAGCGAAGTAATTATAGAAAAAGCTTGTGAGGCAGTTATTGAGATGCGTCAATGTGGCTATAAAACTCCAGTTGCCATCAATATTTCAAGCATTCACTTTAAGCAGCAAAACTTTTTAGACTCCATTCAAACGATATTAGAGCGTTATAACACGCCTGCTAACAATTTTGAAATAGAAGTTACTGAACGTACTGTGATGAACAGCGCAAACGAAACAGTTAGTAAGCTAGTTCGACTCAAAAAAATGGGCTTTAAAATTTCTATTGATGATTTTGGGACAGGCTATTCGTCTCTTAGTTATTTAGTTCGCTTCCCACTAGATTGTTTAAAAATAGATCGAAGCTTTATTCAGCATATTGGCTCACTCGATGAAAAACAGGCAGTAGTGGATGCGATTATCCAAATGTCGCATCGCCTAAAAATGAAAGTTGTTGCTGAAGGTGTAGAACAGGCACAACAAGTGGATATACTACGTAAAATGAACTGTGATATAATCCAAGGCTATTATTACAGCAAACCATTACCGCTTCACGAACTCATTCAGTTTATGGAGTATTGGAAAATTGAGCATCAAGGAAGGAATTAG
- a CDS encoding ATP-dependent DNA helicase: MRKSLPFVLSKDRSFFESLGDWMGDVLYDELPEKGFECRDEQIFMAYQIEQALKEKNVLFAEAGVGTGKTIAYLLPAVSYARYTGKPALIACADETLIDQLVKEGGDIYKLQKTLGLEIDVRLAKSRDQYLCLKRFEEAEKVETDEWIDDIAFTIPDGVYAQGSMIAIQPYGERSEYSTVSDEDWQKVNYNSIMQCSVCDLRNRCGQTLHRAHYRKSTDLIICSQDFLMEHLATKESREREGQLALLPEVSMMVLDEGHLLEYAAQKAMTYKVQATTIVTLLERLMVDGVRERTLYAMEKLQDDHELFFDQLRDDLVTSQEERKRINKSPNLLKYGKQLIEDVETLLEEFVFESEMYMIPEYELNMAEEYLEQYEASLRIFIAQGDAVDWLEETDGEETLVIMPRLITEVLAEKLFSKKLPIVFSSATLSVNKDFSYISYSLGIRDYQSFSVPSPFDYEEVMKIYLHELSQKEKTARVQQLLRDGEKTLILFKSKQAMLDFKAELPLMERMYVAFEGDRELSAIVRDFQEGTIKTLCSYHLWEGLDLPEEALTRVIIYDLPFPPHDPLFDAKRTFAENPYEEVELPFMQLRLQQGMGRLIRTSNDHGDIHILLNEEEAKQRKTFENILAVTPEIK; this comes from the coding sequence TTGCGTAAATCTTTACCATTTGTATTATCAAAGGATCGCTCATTTTTTGAGTCATTAGGTGACTGGATGGGTGACGTCCTTTACGATGAATTACCTGAAAAGGGCTTTGAATGCCGTGATGAGCAGATTTTTATGGCCTATCAAATTGAGCAGGCCCTAAAAGAGAAAAATGTGCTCTTTGCTGAAGCAGGGGTGGGCACTGGGAAGACAATTGCCTATTTACTGCCAGCTGTATCCTATGCACGCTATACTGGTAAACCAGCCCTTATTGCTTGTGCAGATGAAACCTTAATTGATCAGCTAGTAAAAGAGGGCGGCGATATTTATAAATTACAGAAAACGTTAGGTCTTGAAATTGATGTCCGCTTAGCAAAGTCACGAGACCAATATTTATGCTTAAAGCGCTTTGAGGAAGCTGAAAAAGTAGAAACCGATGAATGGATCGATGATATTGCATTTACTATACCTGATGGAGTATATGCACAAGGCTCGATGATTGCTATACAACCTTATGGTGAACGCAGCGAATATTCAACTGTCAGTGATGAAGATTGGCAAAAAGTAAACTATAACTCGATTATGCAGTGCTCGGTATGTGATCTACGTAATCGATGTGGTCAAACATTACATCGTGCACATTATCGTAAATCGACGGATTTAATCATTTGTTCGCAAGATTTTTTGATGGAGCATTTAGCAACTAAGGAGTCTCGTGAACGTGAAGGGCAACTAGCTTTATTGCCTGAAGTATCGATGATGGTGCTAGACGAAGGTCATTTATTAGAATATGCTGCGCAAAAAGCAATGACGTATAAAGTACAGGCGACAACAATTGTTACATTATTGGAGCGTTTGATGGTTGATGGTGTGCGAGAACGTACACTATATGCGATGGAAAAATTACAAGATGATCACGAGCTATTTTTTGACCAGCTACGAGATGATCTAGTAACTTCTCAAGAAGAGCGTAAACGTATAAATAAATCGCCAAATCTGTTGAAATACGGTAAACAACTTATTGAGGATGTCGAAACATTGCTCGAGGAATTTGTTTTTGAATCTGAAATGTATATGATTCCAGAATATGAATTAAATATGGCAGAAGAGTATTTAGAACAGTACGAAGCATCTTTACGTATTTTCATAGCGCAAGGAGATGCAGTCGATTGGTTAGAGGAAACGGATGGAGAGGAAACGCTCGTAATTATGCCGCGTCTCATCACAGAAGTTTTAGCAGAAAAATTATTCTCTAAAAAACTTCCAATAGTATTTTCTTCAGCAACTTTATCGGTCAATAAAGATTTTTCATACATTTCCTATAGTTTAGGAATTCGTGATTATCAATCGTTTTCTGTTCCCTCTCCTTTTGATTATGAAGAAGTTATGAAAATTTATTTACATGAGCTTTCTCAAAAGGAGAAAACGGCACGTGTTCAGCAGCTATTACGTGATGGTGAAAAAACTTTAATTTTATTTAAATCGAAACAAGCAATGTTAGATTTCAAAGCAGAGTTACCTCTTATGGAACGGATGTATGTAGCGTTTGAGGGGGACCGTGAACTATCAGCAATCGTTCGTGATTTCCAAGAAGGCACGATCAAAACATTATGCTCCTATCATTTATGGGAAGGTTTAGATTTGCCGGAGGAGGCATTAACGCGTGTCATTATTTATGATTTACCTTTCCCTCCGCATGATCCATTATTTGATGCGAAACGTACATTTGCGGAAAATCCATATGAAGAAGTGGAATTACCATTTATGCAGCTTCGTTTGCAGCAAGGAATGGGGCGTTTAATTCGTACTTCAAACGACCATGGAGATATTCATATTTTGTTGAATGAAGAAGAAGCAAAACAACGTAAAACATTTGAAAACATATTAGCTGTCACACCAGAAATAAAGTAG
- a CDS encoding histidine kinase N-terminal domain-containing protein: MSLSNIQSLCRKYTTLSATDIAKLLEVEATLTYYADLTDCFMFIDCMMENLPHAIVVAEAFPKKEGDLYEKSVIGKFVFESFEPAVFAAFKNKEKSSITRAITQEGITVEQNVVPLFNDQQQVIAVLIQEKKVVMQTIPKDDFQNMPFALIEHIVEPNSQPIPVVSDLLVESIILTNHENKVIYSNPAGYRFISELSGLERFDNVALNKILPFLQEVYDKGDDVFFLEITIDRKSFIVKKNSIRDQNDKVTLLIIHDLTELKLKENELMMKTFAIREIHHRVKNNLQTVTSLLRLQMRNDLSVSNASAFQEALNRIYSISSVYELILENEDNAEEKVDVIALSKKIGHKMVGTSNTPSIQLTFHHDNVQLFCHAKKAVSLALIICELLQNALKYAFIGREEGTIDIQFQQDASTISLHISDNGVGMQEVKASFGMEIITRLVEYDLAGTFSIIPSEKGTHTQIQFPVSEEVFILND, from the coding sequence TTGAGCCTGTCGAACATTCAATCCTTGTGTAGAAAATATACGACCTTATCTGCAACCGATATAGCAAAGTTACTAGAAGTAGAAGCTACACTAACATACTATGCTGATTTGACAGATTGTTTTATGTTCATAGATTGTATGATGGAAAACTTACCGCATGCAATTGTTGTGGCAGAGGCATTCCCAAAAAAAGAAGGTGACTTATACGAAAAATCCGTAATTGGCAAATTTGTATTTGAAAGCTTCGAACCAGCAGTATTTGCTGCTTTTAAAAATAAAGAAAAATCGTCAATTACTAGAGCGATCACACAAGAAGGTATAACGGTTGAACAAAACGTTGTCCCTCTCTTTAATGACCAACAACAGGTTATTGCAGTGTTAATCCAGGAAAAAAAGGTGGTTATGCAGACAATACCTAAGGATGATTTTCAAAATATGCCTTTTGCATTAATTGAGCATATCGTAGAGCCAAATTCTCAACCGATTCCAGTTGTTTCTGATTTGCTAGTAGAATCTATTATTCTCACAAATCATGAAAACAAAGTCATCTATAGCAATCCCGCAGGCTACCGATTTATATCGGAGCTATCAGGGTTAGAACGTTTTGACAACGTTGCATTGAATAAGATTTTACCTTTTTTACAGGAGGTCTATGATAAGGGCGATGATGTCTTTTTCTTAGAAATTACGATTGATCGTAAATCCTTTATTGTGAAGAAAAATTCTATTCGTGATCAGAACGATAAAGTGACACTCCTCATTATTCATGATCTTACAGAGCTTAAACTGAAAGAAAATGAACTAATGATGAAAACATTTGCTATCCGAGAAATTCACCACCGTGTGAAAAATAATTTACAGACAGTTACAAGCCTACTGCGTTTGCAAATGCGAAATGACTTGTCAGTTTCAAATGCAAGTGCTTTTCAAGAGGCATTAAATCGAATATATAGTATTTCATCTGTCTATGAACTTATTTTAGAAAATGAGGATAACGCTGAAGAGAAAGTAGACGTTATCGCGTTGTCTAAAAAGATTGGGCATAAAATGGTTGGGACATCCAACACACCATCTATTCAATTAACCTTTCATCACGATAATGTACAGTTATTTTGTCATGCTAAAAAAGCTGTTTCGCTCGCATTAATCATTTGTGAGCTACTGCAAAATGCACTAAAATATGCTTTTATCGGTCGTGAGGAAGGAACAATCGATATACAATTTCAACAGGATGCTTCCACTATTTCACTTCATATTTCTGACAACGGCGTCGGAATGCAAGAGGTGAAGGCATCATTTGGAATGGAGATTATTACAAGGCTTGTTGAATATGATTTAGCTGGCACATTTTCAATTATCCCTAGTGAAAAAGGTACACATACTCAAATTCAGTTTCCTGTAAGCGAGGAGGTATTTATCCTAAATGACTAG
- a CDS encoding EutP/PduV family microcompartment system protein: MKNRVMIIGGVQAGKSTLMNALLGKDGQANKTQALVYDDWIVDTPGEYIENPMYYKNIMATSLEVTHVIYLQDATSSKSVFPPQFSLGIPKIQIGVITKIDAPLADVERATALLQNVMTRGPIVKTSSWQKLGIEFIAPLIQLNSDEEIRQFVKDRDSPYLMYCP, from the coding sequence ATGAAAAATCGAGTAATGATTATAGGCGGTGTGCAAGCAGGTAAGTCGACACTGATGAATGCGTTATTAGGGAAAGACGGACAAGCCAATAAAACACAGGCGCTCGTTTATGATGACTGGATTGTTGATACACCTGGAGAATATATTGAAAATCCGATGTATTACAAAAATATTATGGCAACATCGCTTGAAGTGACACATGTGATTTATTTGCAGGATGCCACGTCATCAAAAAGTGTTTTTCCACCGCAATTTAGCTTAGGAATTCCAAAAATACAAATTGGTGTCATTACAAAAATTGATGCACCCCTTGCAGATGTAGAAAGAGCAACAGCATTATTACAAAATGTCATGACACGTGGTCCTATTGTGAAAACTTCTTCGTGGCAAAAGCTTGGTATTGAGTTTATTGCGCCACTTATTCAGCTCAATTCTGACGAAGAAATTCGTCAATTTGTGAAGGATCGTGATAGTCCTTATCTCATGTATTGCCCATAG
- the eutH gene encoding ethanolamine utilization protein EutH: MAMVGTIIVYIIMICAVLGAIGAIRDAEYGIGKEFMNGIHTVGHIFVPAAGIMAAIPYLTWFISHFISPIFEWIGADPAIAATTILASDMGGYQLANALKESYEGWVMALVVGFMSGATIVFSIPMGLAMLDKRDHKYMALGIMAGVLTIPIGAFISSILIVMFNTDVREVISTTAAPTYVFAISVLQILINLLPLFIFVVLIALGLKLIPNGMIKGFMIFGRVMDAAIKLVLVFSIVEIFTGIFTKVFGAWGFDPIMADEIDQFRALETAGYIGIMLAGAFPMVYLIRKYASKPLEAAGKKLGLSSVGSAGILATIANILAMFTLVRHMPPKDKVINIAFGVCSAFLLGDHLSFTANFQPTIILPVIAGKFLAGVIAIILAYKLSVPTALRLEQEDREAGIIKEGEYLAEQKS, encoded by the coding sequence ATGGCAATGGTAGGAACGATTATCGTTTATATTATTATGATTTGTGCAGTTTTAGGGGCAATCGGAGCAATTCGAGATGCTGAATATGGAATCGGGAAAGAGTTTATGAATGGTATTCATACGGTTGGACATATTTTTGTACCTGCTGCAGGAATCATGGCTGCTATACCTTACTTAACGTGGTTTATAAGTCATTTTATTAGTCCAATTTTTGAATGGATTGGTGCTGATCCTGCAATTGCGGCAACGACAATTTTAGCATCGGACATGGGAGGATATCAATTAGCCAATGCGTTAAAAGAATCCTATGAAGGATGGGTCATGGCTTTAGTTGTTGGATTTATGTCAGGTGCAACAATCGTGTTCTCTATTCCAATGGGGCTTGCCATGTTAGATAAGCGGGATCATAAATATATGGCTTTAGGTATTATGGCGGGTGTTTTAACAATTCCGATTGGAGCATTTATTTCTTCAATTTTGATTGTGATGTTTAATACAGATGTTCGTGAAGTCATTAGTACAACAGCGGCACCAACATATGTTTTTGCCATTTCAGTTTTACAAATATTAATTAATTTATTGCCTTTATTTATTTTTGTAGTGTTAATTGCGTTAGGCCTCAAGCTAATACCAAATGGCATGATCAAAGGTTTTATGATTTTTGGACGTGTGATGGATGCTGCTATCAAGCTTGTACTAGTGTTCTCGATTGTAGAAATTTTCACAGGTATATTTACAAAGGTCTTTGGTGCATGGGGCTTTGATCCAATCATGGCAGATGAAATCGATCAATTCCGCGCACTAGAAACAGCTGGGTATATCGGTATTATGCTAGCGGGTGCATTCCCAATGGTGTATTTAATTAGAAAATATGCATCGAAACCTCTAGAAGCAGCAGGTAAAAAATTAGGCTTATCGTCAGTAGGAAGCGCAGGTATTTTAGCGACAATTGCTAATATTTTAGCCATGTTTACACTGGTTCGACATATGCCACCGAAAGATAAGGTTATTAACATTGCCTTTGGTGTTTGTTCAGCATTCCTTCTAGGAGATCATTTATCGTTTACGGCTAACTTCCAACCGACTATTATTTTACCGGTTATTGCTGGTAAGTTTTTAGCTGGTGTTATCGCAATTATTTTAGCTTATAAGCTATCTGTTCCAACAGCTCTTAGATTAGAACAAGAGGATCGCGAGGCAGGCATTATTAAAGAAGGTGAATATCTAGCAGAGCAAAAGTCTTGA